In one window of Nesterenkonia sandarakina DNA:
- the mmsA gene encoding multiple monosaccharide ABC transporter ATP-binding protein produces MNENILEMRSITKKFPGVVALDDVNLQVRRGEIHAVCGENGAGKSTLMKVLSGLYPAGTYEGEIHFEGEQVSFSSINDSEALGIVIIHQELALVPHLSVAENIFLGNEKATAGIINWHEVNSEAVRLMEKVGLAENPVTPVGHLGVGKQQLVEIAKALSKNVRLLILDEPTAALNDDDSAHLLGLIRDLRDEGVTCIIISHKLGEIAAVADSTTVIRDGGTVETIDMAEATRNGEDLTRRIIRGMVGRDMENMYPERDVTLGEEVFRVEDWHVTHPTQRDRKVVEGASLNVRAGEVVGIAGLMGAGRTELAMSVFGKSYGRDISGTVYMHKKPVKIETVADAIKAGIAYVSEDRKRYGLNLIDDIRRNVTAAALKRVAPRGWINGNEEIAVAERYRSSMNIKAPTVLSVMGKLSGGNQQKVVLSKWLYTEPELLILDEPTRGIDVGAKYEIYSIINKLAASGKAIIVISSELPEVLGMCDRVYALSAGRITGQLPVEEATQERLMELMTMERD; encoded by the coding sequence CTCGAGATGCGCTCCATCACCAAGAAGTTTCCTGGGGTGGTGGCGCTGGACGACGTGAACCTTCAGGTGCGTCGGGGGGAGATCCACGCGGTCTGCGGCGAGAACGGGGCCGGGAAGTCCACGCTGATGAAGGTGCTCTCCGGGCTCTACCCGGCGGGCACCTACGAGGGCGAGATCCACTTCGAGGGCGAGCAGGTGAGCTTCTCCTCGATCAACGACTCCGAGGCCCTGGGCATCGTGATCATCCACCAGGAGCTGGCCCTGGTGCCGCACCTCTCGGTGGCGGAGAACATCTTTCTGGGCAACGAGAAGGCCACGGCAGGGATCATCAACTGGCACGAGGTCAACTCCGAGGCGGTGCGGCTGATGGAGAAGGTCGGCCTGGCCGAGAACCCGGTCACCCCGGTGGGTCACCTCGGAGTGGGCAAGCAGCAGCTCGTGGAGATCGCCAAGGCGCTGAGCAAGAACGTGAGGCTGCTGATCCTCGACGAGCCCACGGCCGCGCTGAACGACGACGACTCCGCTCACCTGCTCGGGCTGATCCGGGATCTGCGCGATGAGGGCGTCACCTGCATCATCATCTCGCACAAGCTCGGCGAGATCGCGGCCGTGGCCGACTCCACCACGGTGATCCGAGACGGCGGCACGGTGGAGACCATCGACATGGCCGAGGCCACCCGCAACGGGGAGGACCTCACCCGTCGGATCATCCGGGGCATGGTCGGCCGGGACATGGAGAACATGTACCCGGAGCGCGATGTGACCTTGGGCGAGGAGGTGTTCCGGGTTGAGGACTGGCACGTCACCCACCCCACCCAGCGGGATCGCAAGGTCGTCGAAGGGGCTTCGCTGAACGTGCGCGCCGGGGAGGTGGTCGGCATCGCGGGACTCATGGGCGCCGGCAGGACCGAGCTGGCGATGAGCGTGTTCGGGAAGTCCTACGGACGCGACATCAGCGGCACGGTGTACATGCACAAGAAGCCCGTGAAGATCGAAACCGTGGCCGATGCCATCAAGGCGGGCATCGCCTATGTCAGCGAGGATCGCAAGCGCTACGGGCTGAACCTGATCGACGACATCCGGCGCAACGTCACCGCCGCCGCCCTCAAGCGGGTCGCACCGCGCGGCTGGATCAACGGCAACGAGGAGATCGCGGTGGCTGAGCGCTACCGCAGCTCGATGAACATCAAGGCACCGACGGTCCTCTCCGTCATGGGCAAGCTCTCCGGAGGCAACCAGCAGAAGGTGGTGCTGAGCAAGTGGCTCTACACCGAGCCCGAGCTGCTCATCCTGGATGAGCCCACCCGCGGCATCGACGTCGGCGCGAAGTACGAGATCTATTCAATCATCAACAAGCTGGCTGCCTCGGGGAAGGCGATCATCGTCATCTCCTCCGAGCTGCCCGAGGTGCTCGGCATGTGCGACCGCGTCTACGCGCTCTCCGCCGGGCGGATCACCGGGCAGCTCCCCGTGGAAGAGGCCACCCAGGAGCGCCTCATGGAGCTTATGACTATGGAGAGGGACTGA